A stretch of DNA from Lycium ferocissimum isolate CSIRO_LF1 chromosome 4, AGI_CSIRO_Lferr_CH_V1, whole genome shotgun sequence:
ccTGCTATTTATGTGTTACTCCCCAGTTCCAATTTACCttgcacaaaatttaaaaaagaaaaaaagactttCAAAATTTATGATTCAAAAATAGTGCTTTACATATTTGTGTGAtcgtaaattattttattatttctaaatatataaaaatgtataattttttagtaacggactaaaaaaaaaaaaatggtctcGCGGAAATTGGGACGGGCAgattttttcttgttcttttggaGTTTGTAGTtgggtgtgtgtatgttgttaactcttatgcatataacgtgtttGACGAAAGTTCTGTGAGATGCTTAGATCCCCTCTcctttcttacaaacaaaaaTACACTGAAATTTTGAACTGCTACCTAAATACCTCAACAACCAGTCTTATATTTCAAGGGGAACTCTTATCTTGCTACTTAATTGTGCTTTCCTTCTTATCCCAAACAACTCTTCCCTAGACATAGAATGCAATGGTCCATCTGTCAAGCTGGACTggacaccacggttataaaaagaaaaatacaatgGTCTATTTGCGAAATAGCTTGAACAAGATGTTCAGCTTCCAGCAAGTATATGCTGCTTATTTCGCGTGCTAACAAATGGGAAATAATATTTGTTATGGATGATTAAGTACTAACAAAACAGAAGACATGTCAAATTATCTTGGTGAGTCTCTTTAGGCTGTTTAATTTGTAGATTGGATTGTGAAGTTTGCACCAAATGCACTCAACCACCCCCCCGCCCCCCAAAACACTATGGGTGTGTTCGGCATGAAGGAAATATGTTTTCCAGGAAAATAAGTaagtttcttacttattttcttgtgttcggtACGTAAAGAAAAATATTATCCTAGAAGCATTTTTATATAATGCACAAATACTTTGGGAGGTGggggtgaagatgaggtgtGGGGTGGTGGGGATGGAGATTACCGGAGTTGGGGTGAAAATGAGGTGTGTTTGGAGGGTGGGGAGGACACAATCAATGTGGATGCCACTTGTggaatttatttttctagagaaaatgttttccaaatattttgaccaaccgaacatggaaaaattggaaaacattttctagaaACTGTTTCCCACCATACCAAACACGCCCTATATCTATGGTGTTTTCCTTCTTCAACTGGGTGTGCCTTAAGAAAACCACAATAGACAAATGGGGACAATTCCCCAGTACTGCTTCTTGTATACTTATCAATGCAATATCAGGACCGTTGATAATCTAGTAAGCTTTGTGACATGCTTTTGGTATCAGCTTTATGTTTATTCATATAGATCAGATTTTCGTAGGAGGAAAAGTCTGAAAAAATCCATTCCAGTGAGGTTTTAACATCCTTTCTGCTACTTCATCCTTATTGTTGCCATTAAAAAGTTACCTGCGAGCAATAATTAACTTTAAGAGAATAAATTGTTCATCTACATAGAACATGGACACATTATTTCAAATCGGAGTATCTCATGGGACTTAGGATTCACAATAGCTAACATTTTTAGACACACCCTGATAAGTTTATATCTAAGATTTGCTCCTTCTCTGAGAAGAGGAACTTAGTTAATGCACTGAAACTCTTTGAGCGTTTAGCCTCATTGAGCAAGTGGACAGCTGTCAGAACATTACTTCTGGCACAGTTCTGCACTCCATTTAGTTGTTTATATCATGGCCTTACTCATTATTATAACATATGCAGAACATGTCAACTGAGAAAAGTCCGCTTGAGCAAACATCACCAGCTGTTGCATCATCATGCCGAAAAAAGAAGTCTGAAAGTGCTACATTTTTGGAGGATGTAAAGGATCATATTGATGAGTTTATACATGCCTCAATGGATGAACACGCAACTTGCTTCAAGAAGACCATCAAGAAGGTTAGTTCCAAAATCAAATAGCATTATGGattattcctttttatttttagtttttgggggggggggggggggggggggggggggggggggggggctgttCAATGAGTGGGAGGGATATGAAGAAGATAgtgataatttttatttttattttttatttttttttaaaaagtaaggCATTGTGGTTTATTCTTAATAACTGTGCTCTTATTTGTTATGCCTTCAGATGTTTGGGATGTCTAAAATTGTTGCTGAAAGAAATGCTGAAGCAAAGGAGGTTGAGAGCTCACTTCCTCTCCGAACTGTTGTATCTGAATAAAGATTCCCTATGTAGAAAGAGGTAAAAGGAGGGTGAGATTGGAGGGTCAAAAAGTATGTGCATTCTAAAGCCGTTAAACATTAAGTTTTATCGTTCTATCACATGTATAAGTAAACAAAAATGAGATTTTCTTGCCTAAGAAGCCTTTCGGCTTTTGCATCTGCTGTTTTTACCACACATCAGACATGTCTAGCTAAAATAAAGGGGCGTTACAATAACTGATGAATCTCCAAAATGATTGTTGGATCCTTTGTTTTTATGGTTTGAGCTCTGCTTTTTCTGCTAACTCACTTCTTTCTTTAGCTCTGGTCTCATACCTATGCATTCTCTAGTTACGAGCGTATTATAGATATCATGCGAGGTTTTGCTCTGGGCTTGTAATGGTCGAGTTTCCAAAGAATGCCTTTGCAAATTGCAAGAGTGTCAAGcccctgaacaaacaaaagAGCCCCTTCTGACATTTTTGTGCCTGCTTCTATGCAGATTAGCTAAAAATATTAATCATTTTTACAATTGGAATTACAGTCGAGTTTGAATTTCGATATGTAATCCTCATGACAATTGTAGCCTAATTGGACTGGACCTTTTCTGCTCATCAGTTAGCTCAGGGGAAAAAAGATAACCTTTTCTAAAGCACTTGGTTTCTGTAAACTCTTGTGTTTAATAATTAAATTCCATTTCACACCAAAACAGtgcttggaagttggaaaacaatAATATTACAtaatttctaaattttgggGAGAAACAATTGACCAGAACAAAAGCAATTCTGAGTTCATTTTTTGACGAAAACTACGTTCTTTATATCCTATGATATAGGGTTGATGCCAGCTAACGAGGCTATAAAGGACAAAGAAAATACACGTCGTCTTAGTATCTGTGAAGACTTTCTTCTACCTTCATTTAATTGATTTCTGAATATATATATCTGATAAAAAATTACTGGTTCCTGTGGACCCGTAGATTGTGTTCTGGATACGCCATCTTGGAAAAAAGATAACCTTTTTGGATTGGCTGTAAACTTTgtgttaaatttttaaattccaTTTCACACCAAAACAGtgcttggaagttggaaaacaatAATATTACATAATTTCTTGAGGAGAAAATAATTGACCagaaaaaataattgagttCATTTGATTTACGAAAACTACTTATTTAAAGCAACTATGATAAGGGTTGATGCCAGCTAACGAGGCtataaaggacaaaaaaataagttagacttTCTTCAccttcatttattttttgaatatatatatctgATAAAAAATTATTGGTTCATAGGACCCGTAGATTctatccaaacaggctcttgaTTTCTTCTAGTGTAACTTATTACTCCTTTCTTCCCATCATAAGTATCACTTTAatcaaaaacacgcatattaaaaaatcaataatgcaatgtgaaatttactaaactacccttatataataaaaataaattatttttttcattttgattagagcatgcatgaAAAGTAAGCCTTTTAACAATGAGAATTCAACAATACCAAGTTTCTATGTTCTTTTGTCTTGAATACATAAATTTGTCAGTTTTTATCTAAGGGCAAAGTAGGAAAAAACTTGTcaatatatgcattgatttcctaagatgacacttattatgggataaaaaaatttggttaaggtgacacttattgtgggacggaggaagtaataaGCTACagaaaaaattgaaactgaCCACTGTAACATTCTTGCATGTAAGTTTTCCCCTTGTTGGATGACAAAAGGGGATGGAAAGAACTTGGTAAGATTCCATTTCAGCACTTGTGAGATAACAGTCCCACCTGTGAGTCACTGTTGAATTGTCTTTTTGCACTTAACTTTACTGGTTAGTTATGGGTTTGACTAATATTACCACAAACTTTCCATGTCACATCAGAAATATTCTCTCTCGTTTTTCACTTTCTTATACTCTCTCCTAAGTTTAACTCCAGCTAAAGAACATGACAATTGATTTTCAAACATAAAAGCTTGCGAAATCAAAGGCTTTTTGGGGAATTACTTTGAAAATTACTAATCAATCAAAAGGGTGTGTTGATTTTGGCTGTATGACggacttatgtttttttttttgttgattttggcttataagtacTTAACTCATAAATACTTTTAATATTTATCAAACGCGCAGGTaaatcaaaatatatttataagcTGATTTTAAACACTATCTTAGTCATAACACACCAATTCTGCGGTTAACCGGAAGTCCAAATTCAGTAGCagcattattttttaaatcaacTTTCTTGTGCTACTGCCCATTCATCAACTGTCTATATTGGTTCAGAAGTCCGAGTTACACTGAAAGGTGAGTGAAGCAATACGCTAGTCATTTCAGAGGCGAatccaaaatttaaacttgATAGGTTCAAGGTTCTACAACCTATGAAGTTATAGTTCAAAACTTAATACTAGTAACATTTAATATACTTTTCAGAATTCTTcacatatactccctctgtcccaatttatatgacacatttttcttttaattagtcagtccaaaaaagaatgatacatttccttatttatcaacaatttaactttaaactttaccttttacgcTCATCGAGATGATCTACAACAAGACAAATATCTTTGGCGTGTTTTAGACtgcaagattcaaaagttttcaTTTAGTTCTTAAACTCTGCGCCCAGTCAAATtacatcatataaattgagacggaaggagtatatatatatatatatctatggtAAAATAACTGGCTCAATCATATATAGGCACTTTaggtaccccccccccccccccgcccccggCCCCCCGCGTCCCTTTGggctcccaaaaaaaaaaaagagaagcttTTCATTGCAAAGAAGGGAGGCAGGGACTAAGAATTCAACAAGGACAGGAAAATCAGTatctttatctttttattacTGAAATAACTAGTTACTAAAAGATAATGGTATGGTAATGATGAAATGTATACATTTAAGTTGACAAATGACAATGGATATGAATCAAAGGAATGAGCTTAAGGA
This window harbors:
- the LOC132052022 gene encoding uncharacterized protein LOC132052022; translation: MSTEKSPLEQTSPAVASSCRKKKSESATFLEDVKDHIDEFIHASMDEHATCFKKTIKKMFGMSKIVAERNAEAKEVESSLPLRTVVSE